In one window of Bradyrhizobium sp. AZCC 1721 DNA:
- a CDS encoding DUF1488 family protein: MTLVRGDIGGYDFNRMVVLFSMMDGATVIPCAISAAAMDDLEHVSRTAADQRERQFVRLRDRIEQCASRKFLAGEFEGNPQALFCAASIFAHRSSRPDSKRNAAACPA; this comes from the coding sequence ATGACACTCGTGCGCGGCGACATCGGTGGTTATGACTTCAATCGCATGGTGGTGCTGTTCTCGATGATGGACGGTGCCACGGTGATACCGTGCGCCATCAGCGCCGCAGCGATGGACGATCTCGAACATGTCTCGCGTACAGCGGCGGACCAGCGCGAACGACAATTCGTGCGGCTGCGGGATCGGATCGAGCAATGCGCTTCCCGGAAATTTCTCGCCGGAGAGTTTGAAGGCAACCCCCAGGCATTGTTTTGCGCGGCATCGATTTTCGCGCATAGATCGAGCAGGCCTGACTCGAAAAGAAATGCGGCGGCATGTCCCGCCTGA
- a CDS encoding TonB-dependent siderophore receptor: MICLGAVSSFTLSLPTGGALAQSSLPPVTVDAPQQRARSAAAQPSRRAATTRATRVTRAAANPQPAPAVPASGSGAGERANGPVRGFVATRTGTATKTDTPIIETPQSISVVTTDQVKNQGAESVGAALRYTAGVSGDVNGGSDTRFGGLQIRGFDMTMPGLYLDGLRLPSSRYVHFLGLEPYGAERLEVLKGPSSVMYGGSGTGGILNYVSKLPTAYQFGEISVSGGSFNRYQGQFDIGGPANKEGTVLWRLTGAVRDGETQVDFTKDNRVFIAPAVTIKPNEDTTITLLANYQKDTAGWGLQFLPPSGTVFPNNGRIIPNTFFGGEPNFNRFDTELATAGYLLSHDINEALTFRQNLRYAWMHNEQQSFYGLGYTSAADEAAGLMSRAGSGGATTINSFAVDNQLQGKFVTGILSHTTLFGIDYRNTSFRDVASAYSTGKINVFAPVYTNTWTNLGPADDINIKQSQIGFYAQDQIKLGRLSFLLGARQDFATTDLDDFLAAAAARPGSSARTNDSALTHRAAVMYNFDNGIAPYFSYAESFLPVLNTSAAGELLKPETGVQYEVGVKYQPVGINALITLAAFDLTRSNVVTFAPPLYTAEQRGQVNSRGIELEGTATLTEGFNVRGAYSYIDAVVTEDPVNVGKAPTTVPLNRFALWTDYTLQSGPLAGVQVGGGVRYVGSTFGDDANTFKVPASTAVDALLAYTKDNYRLALNVTNIADTRYVAACYGYTSCFYAEGRKAIAKLTYRW, encoded by the coding sequence ATGATCTGCCTCGGGGCAGTCAGCAGTTTCACCCTCTCCCTGCCGACAGGTGGTGCGCTGGCGCAGTCGTCACTGCCGCCGGTCACCGTGGACGCGCCTCAGCAGCGCGCGCGTTCGGCCGCGGCCCAACCATCCCGCCGCGCTGCGACCACGCGCGCTACGCGCGTCACTCGCGCCGCCGCCAACCCGCAGCCGGCACCGGCTGTGCCTGCATCAGGCTCAGGTGCCGGCGAACGCGCCAACGGTCCGGTGCGCGGCTTTGTCGCAACCCGCACCGGCACCGCGACCAAAACCGACACGCCGATCATCGAAACTCCGCAGTCGATTTCCGTCGTCACCACCGACCAGGTCAAAAACCAGGGAGCCGAATCGGTCGGCGCGGCGCTCCGCTATACCGCTGGAGTCAGCGGCGACGTCAACGGCGGTTCCGACACGCGCTTCGGCGGGTTGCAGATCCGCGGTTTCGACATGACCATGCCGGGCCTCTATCTCGACGGCCTGCGGCTGCCCAGCAGCCGCTATGTGCACTTCCTCGGTCTGGAGCCCTACGGCGCCGAGCGTCTGGAAGTGCTGAAGGGTCCATCCTCGGTGATGTACGGCGGCAGCGGCACCGGCGGCATTCTCAACTATGTCAGCAAGCTGCCCACGGCCTACCAGTTCGGCGAGATTTCCGTCTCGGGCGGCAGCTTCAATCGCTACCAGGGCCAGTTTGACATCGGCGGCCCGGCCAACAAGGAAGGCACGGTGTTGTGGCGCCTCACCGGCGCTGTCCGCGACGGCGAAACCCAGGTCGATTTCACCAAGGACAATCGCGTCTTCATCGCGCCGGCGGTGACGATCAAGCCGAACGAAGACACCACCATCACGCTGCTGGCCAACTATCAAAAGGACACCGCCGGCTGGGGCCTGCAATTCCTGCCGCCGTCGGGCACGGTGTTTCCGAACAACGGCCGCATCATTCCGAATACGTTTTTCGGCGGCGAGCCCAATTTCAACCGGTTTGATACCGAGTTGGCCACGGCGGGCTACCTGCTTTCGCACGACATCAACGAGGCGCTCACGTTCCGGCAGAACCTGCGTTATGCGTGGATGCACAACGAACAGCAGAGCTTCTACGGCCTGGGCTACACCTCGGCGGCCGACGAAGCCGCAGGCCTGATGTCACGCGCCGGCTCTGGCGGTGCAACGACCATCAACTCCTTCGCAGTCGATAATCAGCTCCAGGGAAAATTCGTCACCGGCATTTTGAGCCACACCACGTTGTTCGGCATCGATTACCGCAACACCTCGTTCCGGGACGTCGCTTCAGCGTACAGCACCGGCAAGATCAACGTGTTTGCGCCTGTCTACACCAACACATGGACCAATCTCGGCCCTGCTGACGATATAAACATCAAGCAGTCGCAGATCGGATTCTACGCGCAGGATCAGATCAAGCTCGGCCGGCTTTCGTTCCTGCTCGGCGCCCGGCAGGACTTCGCCACGACCGATCTCGACGACTTTCTCGCCGCGGCTGCCGCGAGACCCGGGTCTTCCGCGAGAACGAATGACTCGGCACTCACCCACCGCGCCGCCGTGATGTACAATTTCGACAACGGTATCGCGCCGTATTTCAGCTACGCCGAATCATTCCTGCCGGTGCTCAACACCAGCGCCGCGGGCGAGCTGCTGAAGCCGGAAACCGGCGTCCAGTATGAAGTCGGCGTGAAATATCAGCCGGTCGGAATCAATGCGCTGATCACTCTGGCGGCGTTCGATCTGACGCGGTCCAATGTCGTCACCTTCGCGCCGCCGCTTTACACCGCCGAGCAGAGGGGGCAGGTGAACTCGCGCGGCATCGAGCTGGAAGGCACGGCCACGCTGACGGAAGGCTTCAACGTCCGTGGCGCCTACTCCTACATCGATGCCGTGGTCACGGAGGACCCCGTAAACGTCGGCAAGGCGCCGACCACCGTGCCGCTCAACCGGTTCGCGCTGTGGACCGACTACACGCTGCAGAGCGGGCCGCTCGCCGGCGTCCAGGTAGGTGGCGGCGTCCGTTATGTCGGCTCGACCTTCGGCGACGATGCCAACACTTTCAAGGTGCCGGCCTCGACCGCGGTCGACGCGCTGCTGGCCTACACCAAAGACAACTATCGCCTGGCGCTGAACGTCACCAACATCGCCGACACCCGCTATGTCGCGGCCTGCTACGGCTATACGAGCTGCTTCTATGCCGAGGGCCGCAAGGCGATCGCCAAGCTGACCTATCGATGGTAG
- the fsrB gene encoding siderophore utilization protein FsrB has product MKSIFGRLHRWAGLLTAGFLFFSGITGAIISWDHEIDDLLNKHLFDVTSSGPAIASVELVKLIEQRDPRARVVHMFMTPEKGESLWFFVLPRIDPATGKRFSLDYNQIFLDPNTGAELGRRYWGAVWPVTRENFVSFLYKLHYTMHIPEFWGSDRWGMRVLGVIAIIWTIDCFVGFYLTLPSRRRARAERAPAVARELGRGFWARWAPAWKIKTSGSAYRINFDIHRAFSLWTWALLFVIAFTAFSLNLYFEVFSPLMKTVSNYTPTPYEQRPYRHLDDPIEPKVTYADIAARAAADGKSRGWTTPVGSINYGPAHGVYAAAFFHPGDDHGAGGVGPAQLYYDSEDGRPIGERLPWVGTAADIFVQAQFPLHSGRIVGLPGRILISVMGLVVAALSVTGVVIWWRKRRARVRVRETAAARSSRGQLAPAE; this is encoded by the coding sequence ATGAAATCGATCTTCGGGCGACTGCATCGCTGGGCCGGCCTTCTCACCGCCGGCTTTCTGTTTTTTTCGGGCATCACCGGCGCGATCATCTCGTGGGATCACGAGATCGACGACCTCTTGAACAAGCACCTGTTCGACGTGACCAGCAGCGGTCCCGCGATTGCCTCCGTCGAACTTGTCAAGCTGATCGAGCAGCGCGATCCGCGCGCGCGCGTCGTCCACATGTTCATGACGCCGGAAAAGGGCGAATCGCTGTGGTTCTTCGTGCTGCCGCGGATCGATCCCGCTACCGGCAAGCGATTTAGCCTGGATTACAACCAGATCTTCCTCGATCCCAACACCGGTGCAGAGCTCGGGCGGCGCTACTGGGGCGCGGTGTGGCCGGTGACGCGCGAGAACTTCGTCTCATTCCTCTACAAGCTGCACTACACCATGCACATTCCGGAGTTCTGGGGCAGCGATCGCTGGGGGATGCGGGTGCTTGGCGTTATCGCGATCATCTGGACCATCGATTGCTTCGTCGGTTTCTATCTCACCCTGCCGTCCCGTCGCCGCGCCAGGGCAGAACGGGCGCCAGCCGTTGCGCGCGAACTCGGCCGCGGCTTCTGGGCGCGCTGGGCGCCGGCCTGGAAGATCAAGACCTCGGGCAGTGCCTACCGAATCAATTTCGATATCCACCGCGCTTTCAGCCTGTGGACCTGGGCGCTGCTGTTCGTCATTGCCTTCACGGCGTTCTCGCTCAACCTGTATTTCGAGGTGTTCTCGCCGCTGATGAAGACGGTATCGAACTACACTCCGACGCCGTATGAGCAGCGTCCGTACCGGCATCTCGACGATCCGATCGAACCCAAGGTCACGTATGCCGATATCGCCGCGCGCGCCGCGGCCGACGGCAAGAGCAGAGGATGGACCACGCCGGTCGGTTCGATCAATTACGGCCCGGCCCATGGCGTGTATGCTGCGGCCTTCTTCCACCCCGGCGACGATCACGGCGCCGGCGGCGTCGGCCCGGCGCAGCTTTATTACGACAGCGAGGACGGACGCCCGATCGGCGAGCGACTGCCGTGGGTCGGCACCGCCGCTGATATCTTCGTGCAGGCGCAGTTCCCGCTGCATTCCGGACGGATCGTCGGGCTGCCCGGCCGCATCCTGATCTCGGTGATGGGGCTGGTGGTTGCGGCGCTGTCGGTGACCGGCGTCGTGATCTGGTGGCGCAAGCGCCGTGCTCGTGTCCGGGTGCGCGAGACCGCTGCAGCACGCTCGAGCAGGGGCCAGCTTGCGCCGGCGGAATAG
- a CDS encoding IS110 family transposase codes for MHILSENSHMDKMVIGVDVAKEWIDIAIAGDSRVKRIANSERAIDAWFMQIGAGSIGLVAFEPTGGYERLLRRCLRRAKVAFKQVHPNEVVAYRRRRGIKAKTDRIDAKLLADFAAEELARRDIESVPEADEVLRELASRRRQLQALLHAETCRCDVADSAIVRKSLRAVIAALERSLATVDKAIAERIASSAHAETSRRLQTFCGVGPAIAETLIADLPELGHLSGKKIAALCGLAPHTRDSGKQHGHASIGHGRSSVRKVLFNGARSAIQHNPVMKAFYRHLVDDNHRLGKVALTAVMRKMLVTLNAMIRDRSDWRHAARPAA; via the coding sequence ATGCATATTCTGTCGGAGAACAGCCACATGGACAAGATGGTGATCGGGGTGGACGTTGCCAAGGAGTGGATCGACATTGCGATCGCGGGTGACAGTCGGGTCAAGCGGATCGCGAACAGTGAGCGAGCGATTGACGCTTGGTTTATGCAGATCGGGGCCGGCTCGATCGGCCTGGTCGCGTTCGAGCCGACGGGCGGCTATGAGCGGCTTCTGCGACGGTGTCTCCGCCGCGCGAAGGTCGCCTTCAAGCAGGTGCACCCGAACGAAGTCGTCGCCTATCGCAGGCGGCGTGGCATCAAGGCCAAGACGGACCGCATCGACGCCAAATTGTTGGCCGACTTTGCCGCCGAGGAGCTCGCTCGCCGCGACATCGAGTCGGTTCCAGAGGCCGATGAGGTCTTACGTGAACTCGCATCGCGGCGCCGGCAGTTACAGGCTCTGCTGCATGCCGAGACCTGCCGCTGCGACGTGGCAGACAGCGCCATTGTGCGCAAGAGCCTGCGGGCGGTCATTGCCGCCCTTGAGCGTTCACTCGCTACGGTCGACAAGGCCATCGCCGAACGCATCGCAAGCTCCGCGCATGCCGAGACCAGCCGGCGGCTGCAAACCTTCTGCGGTGTCGGCCCCGCCATCGCGGAAACATTGATCGCGGACCTGCCGGAACTCGGACATCTGTCAGGCAAGAAAATCGCGGCCCTTTGCGGCCTTGCCCCGCACACGCGCGACAGCGGCAAGCAGCACGGGCATGCGTCCATTGGTCATGGCCGCTCCAGCGTGCGCAAAGTGCTCTTCAACGGCGCCCGCAGCGCGATCCAGCACAATCCGGTCATGAAGGCCTTCTACCGACATCTGGTCGATGACAATCATCGCCTGGGCAAGGTCGCGCTCACCGCCGTCATGCGCAAAATGCTGGTGACGCTCAACGCCATGATCCGTGACCGATCAGATTGGAGACACGCAGCCAGGCCTGCGGCATGA
- a CDS encoding MOSC domain-containing protein, translating into MDAISPARIAGIYRYPVKGLTPEQLDRAELKPGQTLLADRRYAIENGPSGFDPAEPKWLPKPHFLMLMRDEWLAGLHTHFDDASNVLSIRRNGEIAAQGNLATAEGRRTIENFFATAFAGQIKGPPKVLESPGHSFSDVARKVVSIINLASVRAIEDIVGAPVHPLRFRANLYVEGWPAWHEFDLLDRTLAIGDIRLRVVKRIVRCAAVNVDPDTAERDLAIPPALQRQLGHGDCGIYAEVITGGSISTGDAIAAEQAELL; encoded by the coding sequence ATGGACGCCATCTCCCCCGCCCGGATCGCCGGGATTTACCGTTACCCCGTCAAGGGCCTGACCCCGGAGCAGCTCGACCGTGCCGAGCTCAAGCCCGGACAAACCCTTTTGGCTGACCGCCGCTACGCCATCGAGAACGGCCCCTCCGGTTTCGATCCGGCGGAGCCGAAATGGCTGCCGAAGCCGCACTTCCTGATGCTGATGCGGGATGAGTGGCTGGCCGGCCTGCACACTCATTTCGACGACGCGAGCAACGTGCTCTCGATCCGCCGGAACGGCGAGATTGCGGCCCAGGGCAATTTGGCGACCGCCGAAGGCCGGCGGACAATCGAGAACTTCTTTGCCACCGCCTTTGCCGGCCAGATCAAGGGCCCGCCAAAGGTGCTGGAAAGCCCCGGCCACAGTTTTTCGGATGTCGCCCGCAAGGTCGTTTCGATCATCAACCTCGCCAGCGTCCGCGCCATCGAGGACATCGTCGGCGCCCCCGTTCATCCGCTTCGCTTTCGCGCCAATCTCTATGTCGAGGGCTGGCCGGCCTGGCACGAATTCGACCTGCTCGACCGGACGCTTGCGATCGGCGACATCAGGCTGAGGGTGGTGAAACGCATCGTCCGCTGCGCCGCTGTCAATGTCGATCCCGATACGGCCGAGCGCGATCTCGCGATTCCCCCGGCGCTGCAGCGCCAACTCGGCCACGGCGATTGCGGGATCTATGCCGAGGTGATCACCGGCGGCAGCATCAGCACCGGCGACGCGATCGCGGCGGAGCAGGCGGAGTTGTTGTGA
- the clpB gene encoding ATP-dependent chaperone ClpB: protein MNIEKYTERARGFIQSAQSLAMRDGHQQFSTLHVLKVLLDDSEGLAGGLIDRAGGNSRAILKTTEDALKKLPKVSGSGAGQIYLAPDMARAFGAAEKAAEKAGDSFVTVERLLLGLTLEKSGEAGTILSKGGVTPQNLNAAIESLRKGRTADSASAENAYDALKKYARDLTQAARDGKLDPVIGRDEEIRRTIQVLSRRTKNNPVLIGEPGVGKTAIVEGLALRILNGDVPESLKDKKLLSLDMGALIAGAKYRGEFEERLKAVLQEVTSAEGSIILFIDEMHTLVGAGKADGAMDASNLLKPALARGELHCIGATTLDEYRKHVEKDAALARRFQPIFVSEPTVEDTISILRGLKDKYEQHHGVRITDSALVAATTLSNRYITDRFLPDKAIDLVDEASARLKMQVDSKPEELDLMDREIIRLKIEQEALKKETDLGSKTRLQTLEKELAELEKQSADLTSRWSAEKNKLSNAQKLKSELDTLRIELANAQRRGEFQRAGELAYGRIPELEKKLAEIEAKEDVGEMMEEAVTANHIAQVVSRWTGVPVDKMLEGERDKLLKMEDSLGKRVVGQAEAVRAVATAVRRSRAGLQDPNRPMGSFMFLGPTGVGKTELTKALAEYLFNDETAMVRLDMSEFMEKHSVSRLIGAPPGYVGYDEGGALTEAVRRRPYQVVLFDEIEKAHPDVFNVLLQVLDDGRLTDGQGRTVDFRNTLIIMTSNLGSEFLVNQPEGEDTMAVREQVMGMVRAHFRPEFLNRVDEIILFHRLQKSEMGRIVEIQFARLQRLLEDRKITLTLDAAARDWLAAKGWDPAYGARPLKRVIQRNLQDPLAEMILAGEIADGDRVVISSEGNVLTFNGKAAQTAEIAQFEAPVPKRKLN, encoded by the coding sequence ATGAATATTGAAAAATACACCGAGCGGGCGCGCGGCTTCATCCAGTCTGCGCAATCGCTCGCCATGCGCGATGGGCACCAGCAGTTCTCGACGCTGCATGTGCTGAAAGTGCTGCTGGACGACAGCGAGGGACTGGCCGGCGGGCTGATCGACCGCGCGGGCGGTAATTCCCGCGCCATCCTCAAGACCACCGAGGACGCGCTGAAGAAGCTGCCGAAAGTCTCGGGCAGCGGCGCCGGGCAAATTTATCTTGCCCCAGATATGGCGCGCGCCTTCGGCGCGGCGGAAAAAGCGGCCGAGAAGGCCGGCGACAGCTTTGTCACGGTCGAGCGGCTGCTGCTGGGGCTGACGCTCGAGAAGAGCGGCGAGGCCGGTACCATTCTGAGCAAGGGCGGCGTCACGCCGCAAAACCTCAATGCGGCAATCGAATCGCTGCGCAAGGGCCGTACAGCCGATAGCGCATCGGCCGAAAACGCCTACGACGCGCTGAAGAAATACGCCCGCGACCTCACGCAAGCCGCGCGCGACGGCAAGCTCGATCCGGTGATCGGCCGCGACGAGGAAATCCGCCGCACCATCCAGGTGCTTTCCCGCCGCACCAAGAACAATCCGGTGCTGATCGGCGAACCTGGCGTCGGCAAGACCGCGATTGTCGAAGGCCTGGCGCTGCGTATCCTCAACGGCGACGTGCCCGAGAGCCTGAAAGACAAGAAACTGCTCTCGCTCGACATGGGCGCGCTGATTGCGGGCGCCAAGTACCGCGGCGAGTTCGAGGAGCGGTTGAAGGCGGTGCTGCAGGAAGTTACCTCAGCCGAAGGCTCGATCATCCTGTTCATCGACGAGATGCATACGCTGGTCGGCGCCGGCAAGGCGGACGGTGCAATGGACGCGTCCAACCTCTTGAAGCCGGCGTTGGCGCGCGGCGAACTGCACTGCATCGGCGCGACGACGCTCGACGAATATCGCAAGCATGTCGAGAAGGACGCCGCGCTGGCACGGCGCTTCCAGCCGATCTTCGTCTCCGAGCCGACGGTCGAGGATACGATCTCGATCCTGCGCGGCCTGAAGGACAAATACGAGCAGCACCACGGCGTTCGCATCACCGATTCCGCGCTTGTCGCCGCGACCACGCTGTCGAACCGCTACATCACCGATCGTTTCCTGCCCGACAAGGCCATCGACCTCGTGGATGAGGCCTCGGCGCGGCTGAAGATGCAGGTCGATTCCAAGCCGGAAGAGCTCGATTTGATGGACCGGGAAATCATCCGGCTGAAGATCGAGCAGGAGGCCCTGAAGAAGGAAACCGATCTCGGCTCGAAAACCCGCCTGCAGACGCTGGAAAAGGAACTGGCCGAACTCGAGAAGCAATCGGCCGACCTGACTTCGCGCTGGAGCGCAGAGAAGAACAAGCTGTCGAACGCGCAGAAGCTGAAGAGCGAACTCGACACCTTGCGCATCGAACTCGCCAATGCCCAGCGCCGCGGCGAATTCCAGCGTGCGGGTGAGCTCGCCTATGGCCGAATTCCCGAACTCGAAAAGAAGCTCGCCGAAATCGAAGCCAAGGAAGACGTGGGCGAGATGATGGAGGAGGCGGTAACCGCCAACCACATCGCGCAGGTGGTGTCGCGCTGGACCGGCGTTCCCGTCGACAAGATGCTGGAAGGCGAAAGGGACAAGCTCCTGAAGATGGAGGATAGCCTCGGCAAGCGCGTGGTCGGCCAGGCCGAAGCCGTGCGTGCGGTGGCAACCGCCGTGCGCCGTTCGCGCGCCGGCCTGCAGGATCCGAACCGCCCGATGGGCTCGTTCATGTTCTTGGGCCCCACCGGCGTCGGCAAGACCGAACTGACGAAGGCGCTGGCGGAGTACCTGTTCAACGACGAGACCGCGATGGTCCGCCTCGACATGTCCGAGTTCATGGAAAAGCACTCGGTGTCGCGGCTGATCGGCGCGCCTCCCGGCTATGTCGGCTATGACGAGGGCGGCGCGCTCACCGAAGCGGTACGGCGGCGGCCCTATCAGGTGGTGCTGTTCGACGAGATCGAAAAGGCGCACCCCGACGTCTTCAACGTGCTGCTGCAGGTGCTCGACGATGGCCGGCTGACTGACGGCCAAGGCCGCACCGTCGACTTCCGTAATACGCTGATCATCATGACCTCGAACCTCGGTTCGGAGTTTTTGGTGAACCAGCCGGAAGGCGAGGACACAATGGCGGTGCGCGAGCAGGTGATGGGGATGGTGCGGGCGCATTTCCGGCCCGAATTCCTCAACCGCGTCGACGAGATCATCCTGTTCCACCGCCTGCAGAAGAGCGAGATGGGCCGGATCGTCGAAATCCAGTTCGCCCGCCTGCAGAGGCTCCTGGAGGATCGCAAGATCACGCTGACGCTGGATGCCGCGGCGCGCGACTGGCTGGCCGCCAAGGGTTGGGATCCGGCCTACGGCGCC